One window of the Sander lucioperca isolate FBNREF2018 chromosome 5, SLUC_FBN_1.2, whole genome shotgun sequence genome contains the following:
- the LOC116039910 gene encoding claudin-4-like: MWSVTDFIGCGIVETLIIWEDLWMNCVVPRTGQMQCKVYDSMLTLPQDLQVARALTISSILLAILAVLIGITGAKCTNCIDDEASKAKVMIISGVFFIVSGVMQLIPVSWAANTIIRDFNSPLITDAQRRELGASLYIGWGAAGLLVLGGGMLCCSCPPRET; this comes from the coding sequence GCTGCGGCATTGTGGAGACTCTGATCATCTGGGAGGACCTGTGGATGAATTGCGTGGTCCCGAGAACGGGCCAGATGCAGTGTAAGGTCTATGACTCCATGCTCACACTCCCCCAAGACCTCCAAGTTGCCCGCGCCCTCACCATTAGCTCCATCCTGTTAGCCATCCTAGCAGTACTCATCGGCATCACTGGGGCCAAGTGCACAAACTGCATTGACGACGAGGCATCCAAGGCCAAGGTGATGATCATCTCTGGGGTCTTCTTCATTGTTTCTGGGGTCATGCAGCTCATTCCTGTCTCTTGGGCGGCCAACACCATTATCAGGGACTTCAACAGCCCTTTAATTACTGACGCTCAGAGGAGGGAGCTGGGGGCCTCACTGTACATCGGCTGGGGAGCTGCTGGCCTCCTGGTTCTCGGTGGCGGAATGCTCTGCTGCTCCTGTCCGCCACGTGAGACCTGA